One Ranitomeya imitator isolate aRanImi1 chromosome 1, aRanImi1.pri, whole genome shotgun sequence DNA window includes the following coding sequences:
- the LOC138657861 gene encoding uncharacterized protein, which produces MDRSMESIYLTFQLELALAIAYAFACQEQRKRDKQRRRSRRRFWLHPIVEVRESRGVYHCLFGELNENQDKYFEYTRMSKDSFRYLLRLVEGAISRQDTQLRKSISPEERLLVTLRFLATGETLRSLHFQFRIGVSTLSGIIADTCRALWDNLREEFLPIPTRELWHANAQKFEKVCDFPNCIGAVDGKHIRITKPSRSGSLFYNYKKYFSTVLMAIAGADCRFLAVDIGAFGRANDSRTFKESDMGRRLYENNFNFPHPRPLPNTEGPALPFVVVGDEAFQMCGNLLKPYSSRGLDRTKSIFNYRLSRARRTVECAFGILVSKWRILGSAINLKIETVDEVVKACVVLHNFIIDKERVNVELDEPIQNPLPDYQAHPLRTTLEIAHMRDQFAAYFVSDVGRVSWQDQMV; this is translated from the exons atggatcgttccatggagagtatctacctcacttttcagctggaattagcccttgctatagcttatgcttttgcctgtcaagaacagaggaaaagagacaaacaacggagaaggagtcgtcggcgtttttggctacaccctatagtggaagtccgagagagtcgtggagtgtaccattgtctttttggcgaattaaatgagaaccaggacaaatattttgagtacaccaggatgtcaaaagacagcttccgatatctgctgcgtctggtggaaggagccatttccaggcaggacacgcagctccgtaaatcgatttcccctgaggaacgtctgctggtgactctacg tttcctggctaccggagagacattgagatcactgcatttccagtttcggattggagtctcaacactgtcgggtattattgcagacacatgccgcgcattgtgggacaacctcagggaggaatttttacccatccctacaagagaattatggcatgccaacgcccaaaaatttgaaaaagtttgtgatttccctaactgtatcggagccgtggatggcaagcacattaggattaccaagccttcaagaagtggatctcttttttataattataaaaaatacttttccaccgtgctgatggcaattgcaggtgcggactgcaggtttctcgctgtggacattggagcgtttggtcgtgcaaatgattcacggacatttaaggagtctgacatgggccgaagattatacgagaacaattttaatttcccccatccacgacctcttcctaacaccgaaggcccggccctgccatttgttgtggttggggatgaggcttttcaaatgtgtggcaacctacttaaaccgtactctagtcgggggttggaccgcacaaaaagtatttttaattatagactgtccagggcccgaagaactgtggagtgcgcctttggcattctggtgtccaaatggcgtatcttaggatccgcaataaatttgaaaattgagacagtggatgaggtggtgaaggcgtgtgtggttctacacaattttattattgataaagagagagtcaatgtggaactcgatgaacccatacaaaatccattgcctgattatcaagctcatcctctgcggacaactttggagattgctcatatgagggaccaatttgctgcatattttgtttccgatgttggccgtgtttcttggcaagatcaaatggtgtaa